One stretch of Mus pahari chromosome 15, PAHARI_EIJ_v1.1, whole genome shotgun sequence DNA includes these proteins:
- the C15H18orf54 gene encoding lung adenoma susceptibility protein 2 isoform X3 — protein sequence MAKLNTKHRVCSRESSVSSLLASCSLSGSSSSSSDSSFVYKDQLYSSASEALQAYIEDFDLSRDHPGANTVKANIDGEVGNEPQFSSYMHTPDNAFENLDHKQRFNPLYYRRETIKDMDSISLTTDDLLRLPADGCFSFTCVTPDHRPNKKYVGRLDSSGIKNSPRIYVDATPKSKDNIVPPYVYTNINGKKCGDKIELLILKAKENLKQSTKDLPKPVEKDDSPCSLDKLEAERTWENVPVTFKSPVPVKADDSPQQSSRTQCVNEFLEDFLNDENQSSTLSGGKHHGPVEALKQMLFNLQTVQESFNKNKNTEPEEEIKQVSEDDLSKLQMKENMIPITRSLHKALQHLSRLRDLVDDTSGRQSPKM from the exons ATGGCGAAATTGAACACAAAGCACAGGGTTTGTTCTCGAGAGTCTTCAGTGTCTTCTCTCCTGGCGAGCTGCAGCCTGAGTGGCAGCAGCTCCTCCAGTTCCGACAGCTCGTTTGTGTATAAGGACCAGCTGTACAGCTCAGCTTCTGAGGCGCTGCAGGCCTATATTGAGGATTTTGACCTAAGCAGAGACCATCCTGGTGCGAACACTGTCAAAGCGAACATTGATGGTGAAGTTGGTAATGAGCCTCAATTTTCCAGCTACATGCATACACCAGACAATG cttttgaAAATCTTGATCACAAGCAGCGCTTTAACCCCTTATACTACAGAAGAGAGACTATTAAGGACATGGACTCCATTAGCCTAACAACTGATGATTTGTTAAGACTTCCAGCAGACGGATGCTTTTCCTTCACTTGTGTTACACCCGACCACCGACCAAACAAGAAATACGTTGGAAGACTGGATTCGTCGGGCATTAAAAATAGTCCAAGAATTTATGTAGACGCTACTCCCAAGAGCAAGGATAATATAGTTCCTCcttatgtatatacaaatataaatggaaagaaatgtg GTGACAAAATTGAGTTGCTTATCCTGAAGGCGAAGGAGAATCTCAAACAATCTACTAAAGACTTACCAAAGCCTGTGGAAAAGGATGACAGTCCTTGCTCCTTAGATAAACTTGAAGCAGAACGAACGTGGGAAAATGTCCCTGTTACTTT CAAATCTCCTGTCCCTGTTAAAGCTGATGACAGTCCTCAacaaagttccaggacacaaTGTGTGAATGAGTTTCTTGAGGACTTTTTAAACGATGAGAATCAG AGCTCTACTCTATCTGGAGGCAAACATCATGGTCCTGTTGAAGCTTTGAAACAAATGTTATTTAACCTTCAAACAGTACAAGAAAgttttaataagaataaaaatacagaGCCAGAAGAGGAGATTAAGCAA GTGTCAGAGGATGATTTGTCTAAATTACAGATGAAGGAAAATATGATTCCTATTACTAGGTCTCTTCACAA ggcCTTACAACATTTATCTCGCCTGAGAGACCTGGTCGATGATACCAGTGGGAGGCAGTCACCAAAGATGTGA
- the Stard6 gene encoding stAR-related lipid transfer protein 6, producing MDYKAIAQQTAEQVLAYNQDLSGWKVIKSSKKITVSSKPSRLFHGNLYRVEGIIPESAAHLSDFLFKHDHRVSWDKSLKGFNVIHKIDSDTLICHTITQSFAMGSISPRDFIDLVHIKHNERNMDIISTKSVDFPGFAPTSHYIRGINHPSGYVCSPLKENPAYSKLVMFVQTEMKGKLPASVIEKSMPSNLVSFFLNVKDGIKTYKTPPIRARHSSHSSVHKKKGSHSAIKP from the exons ATGGACTATAAGGCAATTGCCCAGCAAACTGCTGAACAAGTTTTAGCTTACAATCAAGACCTGTCTGGCTGGAAAGTCATTAAATCTTCA AAAAAGATAACTGTTTCCAGCAAGCCCTCTAGACTATTCCACGGAAACCT ATACCGTGTTGAAGGAATAATTCCAGAATCAGCAGCTCATCTCTCTGATTTCCTCTTCAAACATGATCACAGAGTTTCATGGGATAAGTCATTGAAGGGGTTCAATGTGATACACAAGATTGATTCG GACACACTTATATGCCACACCATTACACAAAGTTTTGCCATGGGCTCAATTTCCCCTAGAGACTTTATCGACTTAGTACACATCAAGCATAATGAAAGGAATATGGACATTATCAGTA CTAAAAGTGTGGACTTCCCAGGGTTTGCTCCAACTTCGCATTATATCCGTGGCATTAATCATCCCTCCGGCTATGTGTGTTCACCTCTGAAAGA AAACCCAGCATATTCCAAGCTAGTGATGTTTGTCCagacagagatgaaaggaaaatTGCCTGCATCGGTAATTGAAAAGTCTATGCCTTCCAACTTAGTAAGCTTCTTCCTCAATGTGAAAGATGGCATAAAGACTTACAAAACTCCACCCATACGTGCACGTCACAGTAGTCACTCATCTGtacacaaaaagaaaggaagccattCTGCCATTAAACCATAG
- the C15H18orf54 gene encoding lung adenoma susceptibility protein 2 isoform X2, whose translation MAKLNTKHRVCSRESSVSSLLASCSLSGSSSSSSDSSFVYKDQLYSSASEALQAYIEDFDLSRDHPGANTVKANIDGEVGNEPQFSSYMHTPDNAFENLDHKQRFNPLYYRRETIKDMDSISLTTDDLLRLPADGCFSFTCVTPDHRPNKKYVGRLDSSGIKNSPRIYVDATPKSKDNIVPPYVYTNINGKKCGRPRTPKPINRKNKCVSESSLSFPKESSFKEDSSEHSLEKNYPRWLTSQKSDLNVSGVTSIPDFKYPIWLHNQDLLPEANTPRGYKLLNEDESHPIHSYQTQRTTQLLNKVECFEYSFKPSNLTDSFSEYKGLGDKIELLILKAKENLKQSTKDLPKPVEKDDSPCSLDKLEAERTWENVPVTFKSPVPVKADDSPQQSSRTQCVNEFLEDFLNDENQSSTLSGGKHHGPVEALKQMLFNLQTVQESFNKNKNTEPEEEIKQVSEDDLSKLQMKENMIPITRSLHKALQHLSRLRDLVDDTSGRQSPKM comes from the exons ATGGCGAAATTGAACACAAAGCACAGGGTTTGTTCTCGAGAGTCTTCAGTGTCTTCTCTCCTGGCGAGCTGCAGCCTGAGTGGCAGCAGCTCCTCCAGTTCCGACAGCTCGTTTGTGTATAAGGACCAGCTGTACAGCTCAGCTTCTGAGGCGCTGCAGGCCTATATTGAGGATTTTGACCTAAGCAGAGACCATCCTGGTGCGAACACTGTCAAAGCGAACATTGATGGTGAAGTTGGTAATGAGCCTCAATTTTCCAGCTACATGCATACACCAGACAATG cttttgaAAATCTTGATCACAAGCAGCGCTTTAACCCCTTATACTACAGAAGAGAGACTATTAAGGACATGGACTCCATTAGCCTAACAACTGATGATTTGTTAAGACTTCCAGCAGACGGATGCTTTTCCTTCACTTGTGTTACACCCGACCACCGACCAAACAAGAAATACGTTGGAAGACTGGATTCGTCGGGCATTAAAAATAGTCCAAGAATTTATGTAGACGCTACTCCCAAGAGCAAGGATAATATAGTTCCTCcttatgtatatacaaatataaatggaaagaaatgtggTAGGCCCAGAACTCCAAAGCctattaatagaaaaaataaatgtgtttcagAATCATCTTTATCTTTTCCTAAAGAATCATCTTTCAAGGAGGACAGCTCAGAGCACAGTCTTGAAAAGAATTATCCAAGATGGCTCACTAGCCAGAAATCTGACCTTAATGTCTCAGGGGTAACTAGTATACCCGATTTTAAGTATCCAATTTGGCTCCATAATCAAGACTTGCTACCTGAGGCAAATACTCCAAGGGGTTATAAATTACTTAACGAAGATGAATCTCACCCTATACATAGTTACCAAACACAAAGAACAACTCAGCTGTTAAATAAAGTAGAGTGttttgaatattcttttaaacCTTCAAACTTAACAGACTCCTTCAGTGAGTATAAAGGATTAG GTGACAAAATTGAGTTGCTTATCCTGAAGGCGAAGGAGAATCTCAAACAATCTACTAAAGACTTACCAAAGCCTGTGGAAAAGGATGACAGTCCTTGCTCCTTAGATAAACTTGAAGCAGAACGAACGTGGGAAAATGTCCCTGTTACTTT CAAATCTCCTGTCCCTGTTAAAGCTGATGACAGTCCTCAacaaagttccaggacacaaTGTGTGAATGAGTTTCTTGAGGACTTTTTAAACGATGAGAATCAG AGCTCTACTCTATCTGGAGGCAAACATCATGGTCCTGTTGAAGCTTTGAAACAAATGTTATTTAACCTTCAAACAGTACAAGAAAgttttaataagaataaaaatacagaGCCAGAAGAGGAGATTAAGCAA GTGTCAGAGGATGATTTGTCTAAATTACAGATGAAGGAAAATATGATTCCTATTACTAGGTCTCTTCACAA ggcCTTACAACATTTATCTCGCCTGAGAGACCTGGTCGATGATACCAGTGGGAGGCAGTCACCAAAGATGTGA
- the C15H18orf54 gene encoding lung adenoma susceptibility protein 2 isoform X1 translates to MAKLNTKHRVCSRESSVSSLLASCSLSGSSSSSSDSSFVYKDQLYSSASEALQAYIEDFDLSRDHPGANTVKANIDGEVGNEPQFSSYMHTPDNAFENLDHKQRFNPLYYRRETIKDMDSISLTTDDLLRLPADGCFSFTCVTPDHRPNKKYVGRLDSSGIKNSPRIYVDATPKSKDNIVPPYVYTNINGKKCGRPRTPKPINRKNKCVSESSLSFPKESSFKEDSSEHSLEKNYPRWLTSQKSDLNVSGVTSIPDFKYPIWLHNQDLLPEANTPRGYKLLNEDESHPIHSYQTQRTTQLLNKVECFEYSFKPSNLTDSFSEYKGLGNEFKCQCDNPLLPGQSQKPFCGDKIELLILKAKENLKQSTKDLPKPVEKDDSPCSLDKLEAERTWENVPVTFKSPVPVKADDSPQQSSRTQCVNEFLEDFLNDENQSSTLSGGKHHGPVEALKQMLFNLQTVQESFNKNKNTEPEEEIKQVSEDDLSKLQMKENMIPITRSLHKALQHLSRLRDLVDDTSGRQSPKM, encoded by the exons ATGGCGAAATTGAACACAAAGCACAGGGTTTGTTCTCGAGAGTCTTCAGTGTCTTCTCTCCTGGCGAGCTGCAGCCTGAGTGGCAGCAGCTCCTCCAGTTCCGACAGCTCGTTTGTGTATAAGGACCAGCTGTACAGCTCAGCTTCTGAGGCGCTGCAGGCCTATATTGAGGATTTTGACCTAAGCAGAGACCATCCTGGTGCGAACACTGTCAAAGCGAACATTGATGGTGAAGTTGGTAATGAGCCTCAATTTTCCAGCTACATGCATACACCAGACAATG cttttgaAAATCTTGATCACAAGCAGCGCTTTAACCCCTTATACTACAGAAGAGAGACTATTAAGGACATGGACTCCATTAGCCTAACAACTGATGATTTGTTAAGACTTCCAGCAGACGGATGCTTTTCCTTCACTTGTGTTACACCCGACCACCGACCAAACAAGAAATACGTTGGAAGACTGGATTCGTCGGGCATTAAAAATAGTCCAAGAATTTATGTAGACGCTACTCCCAAGAGCAAGGATAATATAGTTCCTCcttatgtatatacaaatataaatggaaagaaatgtggTAGGCCCAGAACTCCAAAGCctattaatagaaaaaataaatgtgtttcagAATCATCTTTATCTTTTCCTAAAGAATCATCTTTCAAGGAGGACAGCTCAGAGCACAGTCTTGAAAAGAATTATCCAAGATGGCTCACTAGCCAGAAATCTGACCTTAATGTCTCAGGGGTAACTAGTATACCCGATTTTAAGTATCCAATTTGGCTCCATAATCAAGACTTGCTACCTGAGGCAAATACTCCAAGGGGTTATAAATTACTTAACGAAGATGAATCTCACCCTATACATAGTTACCAAACACAAAGAACAACTCAGCTGTTAAATAAAGTAGAGTGttttgaatattcttttaaacCTTCAAACTTAACAGACTCCTTCAGTGAGTATAAAGGATTAGGTAATGAATTTAAATGTCAGTGTGACAATCCACTTCTCCCAGGACAATCCCAAAAGCCATTCTGtg GTGACAAAATTGAGTTGCTTATCCTGAAGGCGAAGGAGAATCTCAAACAATCTACTAAAGACTTACCAAAGCCTGTGGAAAAGGATGACAGTCCTTGCTCCTTAGATAAACTTGAAGCAGAACGAACGTGGGAAAATGTCCCTGTTACTTT CAAATCTCCTGTCCCTGTTAAAGCTGATGACAGTCCTCAacaaagttccaggacacaaTGTGTGAATGAGTTTCTTGAGGACTTTTTAAACGATGAGAATCAG AGCTCTACTCTATCTGGAGGCAAACATCATGGTCCTGTTGAAGCTTTGAAACAAATGTTATTTAACCTTCAAACAGTACAAGAAAgttttaataagaataaaaatacagaGCCAGAAGAGGAGATTAAGCAA GTGTCAGAGGATGATTTGTCTAAATTACAGATGAAGGAAAATATGATTCCTATTACTAGGTCTCTTCACAA ggcCTTACAACATTTATCTCGCCTGAGAGACCTGGTCGATGATACCAGTGGGAGGCAGTCACCAAAGATGTGA